A section of the Amblyomma americanum isolate KBUSLIRL-KWMA chromosome 2, ASM5285725v1, whole genome shotgun sequence genome encodes:
- the LOC144120422 gene encoding uncharacterized protein LOC144120422 isoform X1 → MSATASPDARPEEARAAAQQPAPVSSEAGDGVSDALVLAPTVVASGEEAPADKRGAAGVRGGPAAATARLEAARPEKRTTRRIARATRCCSSSWPPPCWSSALWPALCPSPSSSRWSGAKVPWGQGGGNVEHVIIHCNVFFWDVLQCTIKDF, encoded by the exons ATGAG CGCCACTGCTAGCCCCGATGCGCGACCCGAGGAAGCGAGAGCGGCCGCCCAGCAGCCGGCGCCAGTGTCCAGCGAAGCGGGCGACGGCGTCAGCGATGCGCTCGTGTTGGCACCCACCGTCGTCGCATCCGGCGAGGAAGCTCCAGCCGACAAGA GAGGAGCAGCGGGCGTACGAGGAGGTCCCGCCGCGGCTACGGCGAGGCTCGAAGCCGCGAGGCCCGAGAAGAGGACGACGAGGAGGATCGCTCGGGCCACTCGCTGCTGCTCTTCGTCCTGGCCGCCGCCATGCTGGTCGTCTGCATTGTGGCCGGCTTTGTGTCCGTCGCCCTCCTCGAGCAGATGGAGCGGCGCAAAA GTACCATGGGGACAAGGAGGAGGAAACGTTGAACATGTCATCATCCACTGCAATGTATTCTTTTGGGATGTCTTGCAGTGCACAATTAAGGATTTCTGA
- the LOC144120422 gene encoding uncharacterized protein LOC144120422 isoform X5, whose product MSATASPDARPEEARAAAQQPAPVSSEAGDGVSDALVLAPTVVASGEEAPADKSKRSSGRTRRSRRGYGEARSREAREEDDEEDRSGHSLLLFVLAAAMLVVCIVAGFVSVALLEQMERRKSTMGTRRRKR is encoded by the exons ATGAG CGCCACTGCTAGCCCCGATGCGCGACCCGAGGAAGCGAGAGCGGCCGCCCAGCAGCCGGCGCCAGTGTCCAGCGAAGCGGGCGACGGCGTCAGCGATGCGCTCGTGTTGGCACCCACCGTCGTCGCATCCGGCGAGGAAGCTCCAGCCGACAAGAGTAA GAGGAGCAGCGGGCGTACGAGGAGGTCCCGCCGCGGCTACGGCGAGGCTCGAAGCCGCGAGGCCCGAGAAGAGGACGACGAGGAGGATCGCTCGGGCCACTCGCTGCTGCTCTTCGTCCTGGCCGCCGCCATGCTGGTCGTCTGCATTGTGGCCGGCTTTGTGTCCGTCGCCCTCCTCGAGCAGATGGAGCGGCGCAAAA GTACCATGGGGACAAGGAGGAGGAAACGTTGA
- the LOC144120422 gene encoding uncharacterized protein LOC144120422 isoform X2 → MSATASPDARPEEARAAAQQPAPVSSEAGDGVSDALVLAPTVVASGEEAPADKSKRSSGRTRRSRRGYGEARSREAREEDDEEDRSGHSLLLFVLAAAMLVVCIVAGFVSVALLEQMERRKMHNTTANCCRDSRRGLAIALRLHCIV, encoded by the exons ATGAG CGCCACTGCTAGCCCCGATGCGCGACCCGAGGAAGCGAGAGCGGCCGCCCAGCAGCCGGCGCCAGTGTCCAGCGAAGCGGGCGACGGCGTCAGCGATGCGCTCGTGTTGGCACCCACCGTCGTCGCATCCGGCGAGGAAGCTCCAGCCGACAAGAGTAA GAGGAGCAGCGGGCGTACGAGGAGGTCCCGCCGCGGCTACGGCGAGGCTCGAAGCCGCGAGGCCCGAGAAGAGGACGACGAGGAGGATCGCTCGGGCCACTCGCTGCTGCTCTTCGTCCTGGCCGCCGCCATGCTGGTCGTCTGCATTGTGGCCGGCTTTGTGTCCGTCGCCCTCCTCGAGCAGATGGAGCGGCGCAAAA TGCATAACACAACCGCCAACTGTTGTAGGGATTCCCGAAGAGGCCTTGCTATTGCACTGAGATTGCACTGCATAGTGTAA
- the LOC144120422 gene encoding uncharacterized protein LOC144120422 isoform X3 produces the protein MSATASPDARPEEARAAAQQPAPVSSEAGDGVSDALVLAPTVVASGEEAPADKRGAAGVRGGPAAATARLEAARPEKRTTRRIARATRCCSSSWPPPCWSSALWPALCPSPSSSRWSGAKCITQPPTVVGIPEEALLLH, from the exons ATGAG CGCCACTGCTAGCCCCGATGCGCGACCCGAGGAAGCGAGAGCGGCCGCCCAGCAGCCGGCGCCAGTGTCCAGCGAAGCGGGCGACGGCGTCAGCGATGCGCTCGTGTTGGCACCCACCGTCGTCGCATCCGGCGAGGAAGCTCCAGCCGACAAGA GAGGAGCAGCGGGCGTACGAGGAGGTCCCGCCGCGGCTACGGCGAGGCTCGAAGCCGCGAGGCCCGAGAAGAGGACGACGAGGAGGATCGCTCGGGCCACTCGCTGCTGCTCTTCGTCCTGGCCGCCGCCATGCTGGTCGTCTGCATTGTGGCCGGCTTTGTGTCCGTCGCCCTCCTCGAGCAGATGGAGCGGCGCAAAA TGCATAACACAACCGCCAACTGTTGTAGGGATTCCCGAAGAGGCCTTGCTATTGCACTGA
- the LOC144120422 gene encoding uncharacterized protein LOC144120422 isoform X4 has protein sequence MSATASPDARPEEARAAAQQPAPVSSEAGDGVSDALVLAPTVVASGEEAPADKSKRSSGRTRRSRRGYGEARSREAREEDDEEDRSGHSLLLFVLAAAMLVVCIVAGFVSVALLEQMERRKKQPSIEAPDFD, from the exons ATGAG CGCCACTGCTAGCCCCGATGCGCGACCCGAGGAAGCGAGAGCGGCCGCCCAGCAGCCGGCGCCAGTGTCCAGCGAAGCGGGCGACGGCGTCAGCGATGCGCTCGTGTTGGCACCCACCGTCGTCGCATCCGGCGAGGAAGCTCCAGCCGACAAGAGTAA GAGGAGCAGCGGGCGTACGAGGAGGTCCCGCCGCGGCTACGGCGAGGCTCGAAGCCGCGAGGCCCGAGAAGAGGACGACGAGGAGGATCGCTCGGGCCACTCGCTGCTGCTCTTCGTCCTGGCCGCCGCCATGCTGGTCGTCTGCATTGTGGCCGGCTTTGTGTCCGTCGCCCTCCTCGAGCAGATGGAGCGGCGCAAAA AGCAGCCCTCCATAGAAGCGCCCGACTTTGACTGA
- the LOC144120422 gene encoding uncharacterized protein LOC144120422 isoform X6 → MSATASPDARPEEARAAAQQPAPVSSEAGDGVSDALVLAPTVVASGEEAPADKRGAAGVRGGPAAATARLEAARPEKRTTRRIARATRCCSSSWPPPCWSSALWPALCPSPSSSRWSGAKSSPP, encoded by the exons ATGAG CGCCACTGCTAGCCCCGATGCGCGACCCGAGGAAGCGAGAGCGGCCGCCCAGCAGCCGGCGCCAGTGTCCAGCGAAGCGGGCGACGGCGTCAGCGATGCGCTCGTGTTGGCACCCACCGTCGTCGCATCCGGCGAGGAAGCTCCAGCCGACAAGA GAGGAGCAGCGGGCGTACGAGGAGGTCCCGCCGCGGCTACGGCGAGGCTCGAAGCCGCGAGGCCCGAGAAGAGGACGACGAGGAGGATCGCTCGGGCCACTCGCTGCTGCTCTTCGTCCTGGCCGCCGCCATGCTGGTCGTCTGCATTGTGGCCGGCTTTGTGTCCGTCGCCCTCCTCGAGCAGATGGAGCGGCGCAAAA AGCAGCCCTCCATAG